The sequence below is a genomic window from Clostridium sp. BJN0001.
TGTTACATTTCTTTTATTAAGCATATCATTAACTTCAAAGCACAAAGGCTTTAAAATACTAAGCATCTCATTTTTATCTAAAATATCATCTTTTAATGTAACTTCTTTTCCGCATGATTTAGAATCTATTTTTTCTTTAACCTCACGCTTATCAATTCCTCTTATCCTTTTATATACATCTTCTCCTGATTTTCCAAGATAATTTATAAGAAATTCTTCTGAAAGACTATATAAATCTTTTACCGTAAAGATCCCCATATTATTAAGTTTTAATAATGATACTTTTCCAATCCCATAAATTTTATTTATTTTTAAAGGAAATAAAATATCAGGGATCATATCTTTTGAAATAATTTTTATTCCATTTGGTTTATTCCATTCAGATGCAATCTTTGCAAGAAATTTATTATATGATATTCCAACAGATAAAGTAAGTGATGTTTTTTTAAACACTTCTTTCTTTATAGCCCTTGCAATTTCTAATGCATTATCATGTACTTGAGATATATCTAAAAAAGCTTCATCAATAGACATTTTTTCAATCTTACTCGTATATTTCTGAAATATACTAAATATTATATTTGATACTTCTTTATATCTACTATATCTTCCATCAAGATATACCCCTTGTGG
It includes:
- a CDS encoding DNA polymerase IV, which gives rise to MCNNILHIDMDAFFASVEQHDDESLKGKPVIVGSIKRRGVVSTCSYEAREYGIYSSMPIFMAMEKCPQGVYLDGRYSRYKEVSNIIFSIFQKYTSKIEKMSIDEAFLDISQVHDNALEIARAIKKEVFKKTSLTLSVGISYNKFLAKIASEWNKPNGIKIISKDMIPDILFPLKINKIYGIGKVSLLKLNNMGIFTVKDLYSLSEEFLINYLGKSGEDVYKRIRGIDKREVKEKIDSKSCGKEVTLKDDILDKNEMLSILKPLCFEVNDMLNKRNVTGKTITFKFKTTDFHIHTRSKTLNYYIYRGEDIFNVVKELIFNEGFKLKVRLLGVSVSSFKENTVEQITMF